From Psychroflexus torquis ATCC 700755, the proteins below share one genomic window:
- a CDS encoding phosphotransferase: MKIIEQLTADKTCLERYLKGQGWLPLNEKITAIEIPGAGNMNFIIRVKTQERSLIIKQSREFVEKYPQIEAPAERALREAEFYQLISEEESIKKKMPKLIGVDKKNHVLNLEDLGNGVDYTFLYQKNMRLDIAELEEIITFAARLHQTINTDTSRALLPNREMRKLNHEHIFIYPYLSDNGLDLDDILSGLQEVGLPFKEDILLKQAVKKLGDRYLEDGKALLHGDYFPGSWLKTENGIKIIDPEFCFFGDVEFEMGVTLAHLKMANQPDTLVEKALKIYKDLSAIDDQLCKQFMAVEILRRILGLAQLPLNLDLEERKALLNEAQSILVTTE, translated from the coding sequence TTGAAAATAATAGAGCAGTTAACAGCAGACAAAACTTGCCTAGAGAGATACCTTAAAGGTCAGGGTTGGTTACCGCTGAATGAAAAGATAACAGCAATAGAAATACCGGGTGCAGGAAATATGAATTTCATAATTCGAGTAAAAACTCAAGAGCGTAGTCTTATCATAAAACAAAGCCGTGAGTTTGTAGAGAAATACCCCCAAATAGAAGCTCCTGCTGAACGTGCCCTTCGAGAGGCAGAATTTTATCAACTTATTTCTGAAGAAGAAAGTATAAAAAAAAAGATGCCAAAACTGATTGGCGTCGATAAAAAAAACCATGTCTTAAATCTTGAAGATTTAGGAAATGGGGTTGATTATACGTTTTTATATCAAAAGAATATGCGATTAGACATCGCTGAACTTGAGGAAATAATAACTTTTGCAGCAAGGCTGCACCAAACCATCAATACGGATACCAGTCGAGCTTTACTCCCCAACAGAGAGATGCGCAAACTCAATCATGAACATATATTTATTTATCCATACCTCAGTGACAATGGACTAGATCTAGACGACATTCTCTCCGGTTTACAGGAAGTTGGACTCCCTTTTAAAGAAGATATACTTTTAAAACAGGCTGTAAAAAAATTAGGCGATCGATATTTAGAAGATGGAAAAGCTTTACTTCATGGAGATTATTTCCCTGGGAGTTGGTTAAAGACCGAGAATGGTATTAAAATTATAGATCCAGAATTCTGCTTTTTTGGAGATGTGGAATTTGAAATGGGAGTCACTCTCGCTCATCTAAAAATGGCGAATCAACCTGATACTTTGGTTGAAAAAGCACTTAAAATTTATAAGGATTTGTCAGCTATCGATGATCAACTTTGCAAGCAATTCATGGCAGTAGAAATCTTAAGACGTATTCTTGGATTAGCACAATTACCATTGAATCTTGATCTTGAAGAGAGAAAGGCTTTATTGAATGAAGCACAATCGATTCTGGTAACAACCGAATAA
- a CDS encoding ABC transporter permease subunit — protein sequence MLSIKQITPWKTALFILMLLPMLLGLSYGLLYSFGVIGLLNTGFTTEHWSDVLLNFSFWKSLLFSFGIGLISVGISLLIALWMVVNWHRDLRRGKLSTLIYLPLAFPATVVGFFIFQSFSKAGFWSRFLYQIGIISDIEDFPSVVNDAYGIGIILASSFIITPFLSLILKGIFENEHVTKFQHIAKSLGASQRQVLMKITLPILLQKAKTSLLLFLIFVIGSYEIPLLLGRQNPKMITVAIVDKAQRFNLNDIPQAYAMAILYVLFLLFLFFGFQRLAKLKTKAYA from the coding sequence ATGCTCAGCATTAAACAAATAACCCCTTGGAAAACAGCCTTATTCATCTTGATGCTGCTTCCTATGTTATTGGGTTTAAGTTATGGTTTACTGTATAGCTTTGGGGTAATTGGCTTACTCAATACTGGTTTTACAACAGAGCATTGGAGCGATGTTCTTTTAAATTTTAGCTTTTGGAAAAGCCTTTTATTCAGCTTTGGTATTGGGCTTATAAGTGTTGGGATAAGCCTATTAATAGCACTTTGGATGGTCGTCAACTGGCATCGCGATCTTAGAAGAGGAAAATTAAGTACTCTCATTTATTTGCCATTAGCTTTCCCTGCGACCGTAGTTGGGTTTTTCATTTTTCAAAGTTTTTCTAAAGCAGGATTCTGGTCTAGATTCCTCTACCAGATAGGTATCATTTCAGACATTGAAGATTTCCCAAGTGTAGTCAATGATGCGTATGGAATAGGGATTATTCTTGCTTCCAGCTTTATCATCACCCCCTTTTTAAGCCTAATTCTAAAAGGAATTTTTGAAAATGAACATGTGACTAAGTTTCAACACATCGCAAAAAGTTTAGGAGCGAGTCAACGGCAGGTTTTAATGAAAATAACCCTACCTATCTTACTTCAAAAGGCAAAGACGAGTCTGCTTTTATTTTTGATTTTCGTAATCGGTAGTTATGAGATTCCATTGTTGTTGGGACGCCAAAACCCTAAAATGATAACCGTAGCTATTGTAGATAAAGCCCAACGCTTCAACCTAAATGATATTCCACAAGCTTATGCTATGGCCATTCTCTATGTCTTGTTCTTGCTCTTTCTCTTTTTTGGATTTCAAAGATTAGCAAAGCTAAAAACAAAAGCTTATGCGTAA
- a CDS encoding rhodanese-like domain-containing protein, with amino-acid sequence MNYKVFILCSVLGGVPFFGISQNSIREAIDKYNSNTVEYLSVEELAALIEGNKEVKLLDARETSEYEISHLQDAIFVGYGNFEMTSIQDKIQTQDTLVVYCSIGVRSEQIGEKLKKEGYVNVYNLYGGMFEWFNKGYKIYDHKNNSTQKIHAYDRFWGEFLERGQKVY; translated from the coding sequence GTGAATTATAAAGTTTTTATTTTATGCAGCGTATTGGGAGGGGTTCCATTTTTTGGGATTTCTCAAAACTCTATAAGGGAAGCAATAGACAAGTATAATTCTAACACAGTTGAGTATCTATCTGTGGAGGAGTTAGCAGCTTTGATAGAGGGAAATAAAGAAGTGAAACTCTTAGATGCCAGAGAAACTTCAGAATATGAAATAAGTCATCTACAGGATGCGATTTTTGTAGGCTACGGCAATTTTGAAATGACCTCTATTCAAGATAAAATTCAGACCCAAGACACTCTTGTGGTATATTGCTCCATAGGCGTCCGGTCCGAACAAATTGGTGAAAAGCTAAAAAAAGAAGGTTACGTAAATGTCTATAACCTTTACGGGGGGATGTTCGAATGGTTCAATAAGGGTTATAAAATCTATGACCACAAAAATAATAGCACTCAGAAAATTCATGCCTACGATAGGTTTTGGGGTGAGTTTCTAGAGCGTGGACAAAAGGTATATTAA
- a CDS encoding ABC transporter permease: MRKHIGQSIVGFIILFPIVFLLILSFGKQWYYPHILPNLWQTSQWEALFSPSFQLTKSLGLSLLLSISVGLVSTVTAFYFSKKIAYSYNKTTWLSLAYVPYLLSPIIFALLIHFYFLKTGLSGSLLGVIIAQFLICFPFGIIICSTFWTSQIQSLENLSFTLGGSTTQTLKRVLLPLAKSTLLLCFFQCFLISWFEYGLTHFIGAGKVKTLTVSVFTYVNEANPFLAALAGFLLILPSVLLLLVNKRLIFKTSKKLADYE; this comes from the coding sequence ATGCGTAAACATATCGGTCAGAGCATAGTAGGTTTTATCATTTTATTTCCCATTGTATTTCTTTTAATTTTATCGTTTGGTAAACAATGGTACTATCCACATATCCTGCCCAATCTATGGCAAACGTCGCAATGGGAAGCTCTTTTTAGCCCGAGTTTTCAACTTACAAAAAGTTTAGGCTTGTCATTGCTTTTGTCGATTTCGGTAGGTTTAGTTTCGACAGTGACTGCCTTTTATTTTTCCAAAAAAATAGCCTATTCTTATAACAAAACGACTTGGCTGTCTTTAGCGTATGTACCTTATCTGCTCTCTCCCATTATTTTTGCTTTGCTTATTCATTTTTACTTTTTAAAAACTGGGCTTTCAGGCTCGCTTTTAGGTGTCATTATTGCCCAATTCTTAATTTGTTTCCCCTTTGGAATTATTATTTGTTCGACCTTTTGGACCTCCCAGATTCAGTCTTTAGAAAATTTGAGTTTCACTTTAGGGGGATCAACTACTCAGACTTTAAAACGTGTCCTCTTGCCTTTAGCTAAATCGACACTTCTACTCTGCTTTTTTCAATGTTTTTTAATCTCTTGGTTCGAATATGGCCTTACGCATTTCATAGGAGCAGGAAAAGTAAAAACACTTACCGTAAGCGTTTTTACTTATGTGAATGAGGCAAATCCCTTCTTGGCAGCCTTAGCTGGATTTTTATTGATTTTACCTTCTGTTTTGCTTTTGTTAGTGAACAAAAGACTTATTTTCAAAACTTCTAAAAAGCTTGCTGATTATGAGTGA
- a CDS encoding T9SS type A sorting domain-containing protein produces the protein MKTKLTYLLLLSIINICLVRSQDLEIGSPVNLTECFQFPIEGFDLTLNDGNVLNGLSPNTFSVYYFDNQADSNNNSISNAISTPENYSTGSFDLAQIWVNVVENANESNFGNSTFLLISIDVPVANNPGLTSLSGNFYVNDCDAGDTFDLTQLNANVIGSQSGNFNITYFESITDANNNQNEIVNPESFPINPQNGSVQKFSLVVRIEFDDATLCFDIAEFELNTYQQQEDDVEVIDLQVCSGSSGQIFVDLDDALVVNNPDLPLIPGFTEFTIIDNGGNNISFPNFENQVILNSYNPFTVEVSYVVGLSVIGSSFDNCTLTEIFTVFPSYTPQVQDITDIIACSAENEEAIFDLTINNALAIGDQTGNFTISYHFTLADANAGTNSVTDSGLDPTAFPLNDFEQFLFLRIENTDGTECFSVGFFFLQDADNLIALQPENTNFCSFIGEDNLTIDLTAFDADVKGSQDDINLIVTYFQEDVRIDTPSAFTINTGNTTITAVLSLDIFTSCFDEVSFDVSLNSTPAISNLLDLEVCTDFDFSSTFDLSLNISEAIGNQVGDFEVFFFNSLEEAENNENSLQEQGIDVENYPVDSSVETIFVRIQNENSESCFSTSSFELNSFPIEINPLVNLTNCSDQDSVNAIFDLTENESSALPDEADLTDYFFSYFDENDELITSPEAFETFVSQEIKLEIASSTNPACVVEGFFNIGIFETPMVVNLLDLEVCTDFDLSSTFDLSLNIPEAIGNQVGDFGVFFFNSLENAENNEKSIQEQGIDIENYPVDSSSETIFVRIQNENSESCFSTSSFELNSFPIEINPLVNLTNCGDQEDGNAIFDLTENESFALPDEADITDYFFSYFDENDELITSPEAFETSVSQEIKLEIASSANQACVVEGFFNIGIFETPMLVNLVDLEVCTDFNFSSTFDLSLNIPEAIGSQVGDFGVSFFNSLEEAENNENSLQVQGIDIENYTVDFLAETIFVRIQNENSESCFSTSSFELNSFPSEANDIENITECLDSETGIALFDLSDIPNLVTTSSENLTQLTVNVFTASDELVDINELYEATSSETLQIEVINTANPTCVEFTSVFLEVPNPNDENCTLGITTEEGLVLEVYPNPFTNTLNISSQQPIQQVNIYNIQGKIISKISGNSLEFLDVSNLSSGVYLIQFSSSELSVTQKLIKL, from the coding sequence ATGAAAACAAAATTAACTTACCTCCTTTTATTGAGCATCATTAATATTTGTCTTGTTCGATCACAAGACTTAGAAATTGGTTCTCCTGTGAATCTTACCGAATGTTTTCAATTTCCAATAGAGGGATTTGATTTGACCTTAAATGATGGCAACGTATTAAATGGATTATCACCAAATACCTTTAGCGTGTATTATTTTGATAATCAAGCAGACTCCAATAACAATAGTATTTCTAACGCTATTTCTACCCCAGAAAATTATTCTACTGGAAGTTTTGATTTAGCTCAAATTTGGGTGAATGTAGTCGAAAATGCTAATGAGAGTAACTTCGGTAATTCTACATTTCTTTTAATCAGTATCGATGTGCCAGTGGCTAACAATCCAGGACTTACTAGCCTTTCAGGAAACTTTTATGTGAATGATTGCGATGCTGGCGATACTTTTGATTTAACCCAACTTAACGCTAATGTTATAGGAAGTCAATCAGGTAATTTTAATATTACCTATTTTGAAAGTATAACGGATGCAAATAATAATCAAAATGAGATTGTAAATCCTGAAAGCTTTCCCATAAACCCCCAAAATGGATCTGTTCAGAAATTTAGCTTAGTAGTGAGGATCGAATTTGATGATGCCACTTTGTGTTTTGATATAGCAGAATTTGAATTAAATACATATCAACAACAAGAAGATGATGTGGAAGTAATTGATTTGCAAGTGTGTTCAGGGAGCTCTGGACAAATATTTGTAGATTTAGATGATGCGTTAGTTGTCAATAATCCAGATCTTCCTTTGATACCCGGTTTTACGGAATTCACTATAATCGATAATGGAGGGAATAACATTTCATTTCCAAATTTTGAAAATCAAGTTATTCTTAATTCATATAACCCATTTACAGTAGAAGTTAGTTATGTTGTTGGCTTATCTGTTATAGGCTCCTCTTTTGATAATTGTACCCTTACAGAAATATTTACAGTGTTCCCAAGCTATACTCCACAGGTTCAAGACATCACCGATATCATTGCGTGTTCTGCTGAAAATGAAGAAGCTATATTTGATCTAACTATAAATAATGCTCTAGCCATAGGAGACCAAACAGGAAACTTTACTATTTCTTATCATTTCACTTTAGCCGATGCCAATGCAGGTACGAATTCTGTAACGGATTCTGGATTAGATCCAACAGCATTTCCTTTAAATGATTTTGAGCAATTTTTATTTTTAAGAATTGAAAATACAGATGGAACAGAATGCTTTTCTGTTGGATTTTTCTTCCTTCAGGATGCTGATAATTTAATTGCACTTCAACCAGAAAACACCAACTTCTGTTCTTTTATCGGTGAAGATAATCTAACAATTGATTTAACCGCTTTTGATGCAGATGTAAAAGGAAGTCAGGATGATATCAACTTAATAGTAACGTATTTCCAAGAGGATGTAAGAATCGATACTCCTTCGGCTTTCACGATTAATACTGGAAATACAACAATAACCGCAGTATTATCTCTCGACATCTTTACCAGTTGTTTCGATGAAGTTAGTTTTGATGTTTCCTTGAATTCAACACCTGCAATCAGTAATTTATTGGATTTAGAAGTTTGTACTGATTTTGATTTTAGTTCAACTTTCGATTTGAGTCTAAATATTTCTGAGGCCATCGGTAACCAAGTAGGAGACTTTGAAGTTTTCTTTTTTAACTCACTTGAAGAGGCAGAAAACAACGAAAATTCTTTGCAAGAGCAGGGAATTGATGTAGAAAACTATCCGGTAGATTCTTCAGTAGAAACGATTTTTGTACGCATTCAAAATGAAAATTCAGAGTCTTGTTTCAGCACCTCTTCTTTTGAACTGAATTCCTTTCCAATTGAAATTAATCCTCTGGTTAATTTAACTAACTGTAGTGATCAGGATAGTGTCAACGCTATTTTTGATTTAACTGAAAATGAATCTTCTGCTTTACCAGATGAGGCCGACCTCACTGATTATTTCTTTTCTTACTTTGATGAAAACGACGAGCTAATAACGTCTCCCGAGGCCTTTGAAACTTTTGTAAGTCAAGAGATTAAATTAGAAATTGCCAGCAGTACTAATCCAGCTTGTGTAGTCGAAGGCTTTTTTAATATTGGTATTTTTGAAACTCCAATGGTTGTTAATTTATTGGATTTAGAAGTTTGTACTGATTTTGATTTGAGTTCAACTTTTGATTTGAGTTTAAACATTCCTGAAGCCATCGGCAACCAAGTAGGAGACTTTGGAGTCTTCTTTTTTAACTCACTAGAAAATGCAGAAAACAATGAAAAATCTATACAAGAGCAAGGAATTGATATAGAAAACTATCCGGTAGATTCTTCATCAGAAACGATTTTTGTACGTATTCAAAATGAAAATTCAGAGTCTTGTTTCAGCACTTCTTCTTTTGAATTGAATTCCTTTCCAATTGAAATTAATCCTCTTGTTAATTTAACTAACTGTGGCGATCAGGAGGATGGTAACGCTATTTTTGATTTAACTGAAAATGAATCTTTTGCTTTACCAGACGAGGCCGACATCACTGATTATTTCTTTTCTTACTTTGATGAAAACGATGAGCTAATTACATCTCCCGAGGCCTTTGAAACTTCTGTAAGTCAAGAGATTAAATTAGAAATTGCTAGCAGTGCTAATCAAGCTTGTGTAGTCGAAGGCTTTTTTAATATTGGTATTTTTGAAACTCCAATGCTTGTGAATTTAGTAGATTTAGAAGTGTGCACTGATTTTAATTTTAGTTCAACTTTTGATTTGAGTCTAAACATTCCTGAAGCCATCGGTAGCCAAGTAGGAGACTTTGGAGTCTCCTTTTTTAACTCACTTGAAGAGGCAGAAAACAATGAAAATTCTTTACAAGTGCAGGGAATTGATATAGAAAACTATACAGTAGATTTTTTAGCAGAAACGATTTTTGTACGCATTCAAAATGAAAATTCAGAGTCTTGTTTCAGCACCTCTTCTTTTGAATTGAATTCCTTTCCTTCGGAAGCTAACGATATAGAAAATATAACCGAATGTTTAGACTCAGAAACAGGTATAGCACTATTTGATTTGTCCGATATTCCTAATTTGGTCACCACTAGTTCAGAGAACTTAACTCAACTCACAGTTAATGTGTTTACAGCTTCAGATGAGCTGGTTGATATCAATGAATTATATGAAGCTACAAGTTCTGAAACCCTACAAATTGAAGTCATAAATACGGCTAATCCTACTTGTGTGGAATTTACTTCCGTATTTTTAGAAGTGCCAAATCCAAACGATGAAAATTGTACTCTAGGGATAACAACAGAAGAAGGTTTAGTTCTTGAAGTGTATCCCAATCCTTTCACTAATACTCTGAATATTTCTTCTCAACAGCCTATTCAGCAAGTGAATATTTATAATATCCAGGGGAAAATAATTTCTAAGATTAGTGGGAATAGCTTAGAATTTTTAGATGTAAGCAATTTGTCATCGGGTGTTTACTTAATACAATTTAGTAGTTCAGAATTGAGTGTTACCCAAAAACTTATAAAACTATAG
- a CDS encoding ABC transporter ATP-binding protein has protein sequence MSEFLNINGLSKTFEGQPILNGIHLSLESNTVLSILGKSGSGKTTLLKIIAGLEDADQGGISLEGKPVMAMKAQERNIVYLYQEALLFPHLNIFENIAFGLRLQKKGKAEIEKRVIQMLGTIGLEHMKYKSPNQLSGGEKQRVAFGRAIIVEPKLLLLDEPFGALDVETRHSMQQLFKDLAKQLSISALFVTHDLKEAIIMGDDIGKIENGNYKAYTSKKEFYEDAKSGVTDEIDFWSNLQRGEFSKL, from the coding sequence ATGAGTGAATTCTTAAACATAAACGGTTTATCAAAAACATTTGAGGGTCAACCGATTTTGAATGGCATTCATTTGAGTTTAGAATCCAATACCGTCTTGAGTATTCTCGGTAAATCTGGAAGTGGAAAAACCACCCTGTTAAAAATAATTGCCGGTCTAGAAGATGCAGACCAAGGAGGCATTTCCCTAGAAGGAAAACCGGTAATGGCAATGAAAGCTCAAGAAAGGAATATCGTATATCTATATCAAGAAGCCTTACTATTTCCACATTTAAATATTTTTGAAAACATTGCCTTTGGTCTACGACTACAGAAAAAAGGTAAAGCTGAAATTGAAAAAAGAGTCATACAAATGTTAGGGACCATTGGATTAGAACATATGAAATACAAATCCCCAAACCAACTATCTGGGGGTGAAAAACAAAGAGTAGCTTTTGGAAGAGCCATAATTGTGGAGCCTAAATTATTGCTTTTGGACGAGCCTTTTGGAGCTTTGGATGTGGAAACAAGACACAGTATGCAACAACTCTTTAAAGACTTGGCAAAACAGCTGTCTATTTCTGCTTTATTTGTGACTCACGATTTGAAAGAGGCTATTATTATGGGGGATGACATTGGCAAAATTGAAAATGGAAATTATAAAGCTTACACCTCTAAAAAAGAGTTTTATGAGGATGCTAAATCTGGAGTAACAGATGAAATTGATTTCTGGAGCAATCTACAACGTGGTGAGTTTTCCAAATTATAA
- a CDS encoding TIGR04282 family arsenosugar biosynthesis glycosyltransferase, giving the protein MDQLVIVFAKNPELGKCKTRLAVSIGDENTLAVYKALIQYTAKVLSKLKEDCVVFYSENIQTDDLWNDADFQKQVQSQGHLGKKMQAAFEWGFHKGYKQVCIVGSDLFELEVSDIHNAFQALETHDLVFGPAEDGGYYLMGMSAFHPEAFKDKAWSTELVLKETLHDLKGKSFQLLKEKNDIDTVDDLKKYKKFHHFIPYKLLN; this is encoded by the coding sequence ATGGATCAATTAGTCATTGTTTTTGCGAAGAATCCAGAACTCGGCAAATGTAAAACTCGCCTAGCTGTGAGTATTGGCGATGAGAATACATTAGCTGTTTACAAAGCATTAATTCAGTATACCGCTAAAGTCCTAAGCAAGCTTAAGGAAGATTGTGTTGTCTTTTACTCAGAAAACATTCAAACTGATGATTTGTGGAACGACGCGGATTTTCAAAAGCAAGTTCAGTCTCAAGGACACTTGGGTAAAAAGATGCAAGCTGCCTTCGAATGGGGATTTCATAAAGGCTATAAACAAGTGTGCATTGTAGGAAGCGATTTATTTGAACTTGAGGTTTCCGATATTCATAATGCTTTTCAAGCTTTAGAAACCCATGATTTAGTCTTTGGTCCAGCTGAAGACGGTGGGTATTATTTAATGGGCATGTCTGCTTTTCACCCTGAAGCTTTTAAGGATAAAGCTTGGAGCACAGAACTTGTTTTAAAAGAAACCTTACACGATTTAAAGGGCAAATCTTTTCAACTTCTCAAAGAAAAAAACGACATTGATACCGTTGATGATTTAAAAAAATATAAAAAATTTCATCACTTCATTCCCTATAAGCTTTTGAATTAA
- a CDS encoding purine-nucleoside phosphorylase, with the protein MKDRLEKTVNYLKNKGFESPQVGIILGTGLGKLVEHIDIEIEISYNHIPHFPTATVEFHQGKFIYGTLSGKKVVVMQGRFHFYEGYSLQDITYPVRIMKELGIEKLLVSNAAGAINKTFKKGELMLIDDHINLQGGSPLAFKGVSKLGERFVDMSAPYDKDMNTSFLKAAKTLGITLYEGVYASVVGPQLETRAEYRYLGLIGADAVGMSTVPEVIVANHLKLPVSAISVLTDECDPDHLQPFNVEEIIATATRAEPRLVKLFGELIKTL; encoded by the coding sequence ATGAAAGATAGATTAGAGAAAACAGTAAATTACCTTAAAAATAAAGGCTTCGAATCTCCACAAGTAGGAATCATCTTAGGCACAGGCTTAGGTAAACTTGTAGAACACATAGATATAGAAATCGAAATCAGTTATAACCATATCCCGCATTTTCCTACTGCTACAGTAGAATTTCACCAAGGCAAATTCATTTACGGGACACTAAGCGGGAAAAAAGTAGTCGTGATGCAAGGCCGCTTTCATTTTTATGAGGGCTACTCTTTACAGGATATCACGTATCCCGTCCGCATCATGAAAGAATTAGGAATCGAAAAACTATTGGTTTCCAATGCTGCTGGCGCGATCAACAAAACCTTTAAGAAGGGAGAGTTGATGCTGATCGATGACCATATTAACCTTCAAGGAGGATCTCCATTAGCCTTTAAAGGTGTTTCTAAGCTAGGTGAACGCTTCGTAGACATGTCAGCTCCTTATGATAAAGATATGAACACAAGCTTTCTAAAAGCAGCTAAAACTTTAGGGATCACCTTATATGAAGGCGTATATGCTTCTGTGGTAGGACCTCAGCTAGAAACCCGAGCAGAATATAGGTATCTTGGTCTCATTGGAGCAGATGCCGTGGGCATGAGCACGGTCCCCGAAGTTATTGTGGCTAACCACTTAAAGCTTCCTGTTTCGGCTATTTCTGTCTTGACAGACGAGTGTGACCCCGATCATTTACAGCCCTTCAACGTGGAAGAGATCATCGCCACTGCTACTAGGGCCGAACCAAGACTTGTCAAGTTATTTGGTGAGCTAATTAAAACACTTTAG
- a CDS encoding nucleoside hydrolase translates to MKLISGAIYNVVSFPNYKIEAMEKKKVWIDTDLSVGMKNYEGEGYSDVDDGYAVLQLFKAKNIKIAGLSAVFGNTKIQDAYRLSQNMVDKFAPYAISVYKGAGTKLNLDNVETNEAVEALSERLRKNPLHILAIGPATNISTLLLLYPELKSRIKEVVLVAGRRKPTSYFKIGKTEMEHAPDLNFDLDNDAFRVLFESGVKVVLCPFEISNKVWITEKDLNHLKNSDPVSEWLSKASQPWLQQWLDSGEKGFNPFDVLASHYLMEPDDLIKEELKAHLEIHPNDMLLNTPKRHFKHYLICDQSEGFPVTYCHDVIENYHQKLMESLLK, encoded by the coding sequence ATGAAATTGATTTCTGGAGCAATCTACAACGTGGTGAGTTTTCCAAATTATAAAATAGAAGCTATGGAAAAGAAAAAAGTATGGATAGATACCGATCTTTCAGTAGGAATGAAAAACTATGAAGGCGAAGGCTATAGTGATGTTGATGATGGCTATGCTGTTTTACAGCTTTTTAAAGCCAAAAACATAAAGATCGCTGGCTTAAGTGCCGTTTTTGGCAATACTAAAATTCAAGATGCCTACAGGCTTTCTCAAAATATGGTTGATAAATTTGCACCTTATGCCATTTCTGTTTACAAGGGGGCAGGAACGAAACTAAATCTTGATAACGTAGAAACCAATGAAGCTGTGGAAGCGCTTTCTGAACGCTTAAGAAAAAACCCCCTTCATATCCTCGCTATAGGACCAGCAACAAATATCAGTACACTACTTTTGCTATATCCAGAATTGAAATCACGTATAAAAGAAGTCGTGCTTGTCGCTGGGAGACGGAAGCCAACCTCTTATTTTAAAATTGGAAAAACTGAAATGGAACATGCGCCTGATCTTAATTTTGATCTGGATAACGATGCCTTTAGAGTCTTATTTGAAAGCGGAGTGAAGGTCGTTCTCTGTCCATTTGAAATCTCAAATAAAGTGTGGATCACTGAAAAGGATTTAAACCATTTAAAAAATAGTGATCCAGTAAGTGAATGGCTTTCCAAAGCCTCCCAGCCTTGGTTGCAACAATGGTTAGATAGTGGTGAAAAAGGTTTTAACCCATTTGATGTGTTGGCAAGTCATTACCTGATGGAACCCGACGATTTAATAAAAGAAGAGCTAAAGGCACATCTGGAAATTCATCCTAATGACATGTTACTAAACACGCCTAAACGTCATTTTAAACACTATCTTATTTGTGATCAAAGTGAAGGTTTCCCAGTGACCTATTGCCATGATGTCATTGAGAATTATCATCAAAAATTGATGGAAAGCCTTTTAAAATAA